A stretch of the Aythya fuligula isolate bAytFul2 chromosome 18, bAytFul2.pri, whole genome shotgun sequence genome encodes the following:
- the C1QTNF1 gene encoding complement C1q tumor necrosis factor-related protein 1, with translation MKGLGVLGVLLLSCLSLPSPAGSQTSPSPSPSPSPGPDGRSMDPEEAPSQHHAARPPREQKAGGAQEGLPPRPRCVRCCEPPEQRFSYPQYQPQINMTILKGEKGDRGERGMQGKYGKMGVAGSRGHTGPKGQKGSVGAPGERCKSHYAAFSVGRKKPLHSNDYYQTLIFDTEFVNLYEHFNMFTGKFYCYVPGIYYFSLNVHTWNQKETYLHIMRNGAEVVILYAQVSDRSIMQSQSVMLELQEQDEVWVRLYKGERENAVFSDEYDTYITFSGHLIKYSGDP, from the exons atgaaGGGGCTCGGGGTGCTCGgtgtcctgctgctctcctgcctgtcACTGCCCTCCCCTGCGGGCAGCCagaccagccccagccccagccccagccccagccctggccccgATGGGCGCTCCATGGACCCCGAGGAGGCTCCGTCCCAGCACCACGCTGCCAG gcccccacGGGAGCAGAAGGCTGGCGGTGCCCAGGAGGGGCTGCCCCCACGGCCCCGCTGCGTTCGCTGCTGTGAGCCGCCCGAGCAGCGCTTCTCCTACCCCCAGTACCAGCCCCAGATCAATATGACCATCCTGAaag GTGAGAAGGGAGACCGAGGCGAGCGAGGCATGCAGGGGAAATACGGCAAGATGGGGGTGGCCGGCAGCAGGGGCCACACGGGGCCCAAGGGACAGAAGGGCAGCGTGGGCGCCCCGGGGGAGCGCTGCAAGAGCCACTACGCTGCCTTCTCGGTGGGCCGCAAGAAACCCCTGCACAGCAACGACTACTACCAGACCCTGATCTTCGACACGGAGTTCGTCAACCTCTACGAGCACTTCAACATGTTCACGGGCAAGTTCTACTGCTACGTCCCCGGGATCTACTACTTCAGCCTGAACGTGCACACCTGGAACCAGAAGGAGACCTACCTGCACATCATGCGCAACGGGGCGGAGGTGGTGATCCTCTACGCCCAGGTGAGCGACCGCAGCATCATGCAGAGCCAGAGCGTcatgctggagctgcaggagcaggacgAGGTCTGGGTGCGGCTCTACAAGGGCGAGCGCGAGAACGCGGTTTTCAGCGACGAATACGACACCTACATCACCTTCAGCGGCCACCTCATCAAGTACAGCGGGGACCCCTGA